A DNA window from Campylobacter lari contains the following coding sequences:
- a CDS encoding indole-3-glycerol-phosphate synthase TrpC, which yields MFKTIDLKDHFSKTQKILENKKEIFPYDMLGRSLASNAFYPKDIYTLLLERKLSHFLYSKDLNFNHENFDAIVLPTSPLLNQDIQNLSLFRRYHEKPIVQFDFIFDEYQILESLVYGADAFIVFPKMLKTMQLKKLYNFAIHLGLEAIFYIESKSDLNNAILAGARIFLLEDEKLLPLIPKNKALISKNIKNLHACIKES from the coding sequence ATGTTTAAAACAATAGATTTAAAAGATCATTTTTCAAAAACACAAAAAATTCTAGAAAATAAAAAAGAAATTTTTCCTTATGATATGCTAGGCAGAAGCCTAGCTTCTAATGCTTTTTATCCTAAAGATATTTACACACTTTTGCTTGAAAGAAAACTTTCGCATTTTTTATATTCTAAAGATTTAAATTTTAATCATGAAAATTTTGATGCTATCGTTTTACCAACAAGTCCTTTGCTTAATCAAGACATACAAAATTTAAGTCTTTTTAGACGCTATCATGAAAAACCCATTGTGCAATTTGACTTTATTTTTGATGAATATCAAATTTTAGAAAGCTTGGTATATGGAGCTGATGCGTTTATTGTATTTCCTAAAATGCTAAAAACTATGCAACTAAAAAAACTTTATAATTTTGCAATACATCTTGGCTTAGAGGCCATTTTTTATATTGAAAGCAAAAGCGATCTTAATAATGCTATTTTAGCAGGAGCTAGAATTTTTTTATTAGAAGATGAAAAGCTATTACCTTTGATACCAAAAAATAAAGCTCTTATAAGTAAAAATATCAAAAATCTGCATGCTTGCATAAAGGAGAGTTGA
- a CDS encoding tetratricopeptide repeat protein, translating to MYRGLLSLIIVFILTNLALAKSEDKILQALIYEEHGQFQKACDIYTNLFHENNESIYLQKALLLALGANLKQKDELLKASKEFLNHTAIARLNALHFSEIGDYKQAETILYKLIKEEQDYRNYEILGDIFAKKALYTKALEQYNLAYKLFEHENLLLKIVEINIKNKNIDQAKKALEEFVKNSQCTLKTCTLLLKIYQEQKNNKASIQTLEKLYKLNNDIKYIYAMIELLVQEKNYKQALNLVQQYNIDPDTKIFLYTQTKNYKKAYEIALKHYELSKDKKYLSMAGVLEFEIYMDSKSKKITDPKILASIMKKFEQSVDVRSDALYQNYYGYALIEYDIDIAKGIELVGWALEQEPQNLYYLDSLAWGYYKLKNCKKAYEILQKTFHDKKFANSQESKDHLKAIEKCLKQ from the coding sequence ATGTATAGGGGTTTGCTTTCACTAATTATCGTTTTTATCCTAACAAACCTTGCTTTGGCTAAAAGCGAAGATAAAATCTTACAAGCACTCATTTATGAAGAACATGGACAGTTTCAAAAAGCATGTGATATTTATACAAATTTATTTCATGAAAATAATGAAAGTATCTATTTACAAAAAGCATTGCTTTTAGCTTTGGGTGCTAACTTAAAACAAAAAGATGAACTTTTAAAAGCCTCTAAAGAATTTTTAAATCATACAGCTATTGCAAGATTAAATGCTTTGCATTTTTCTGAAATAGGAGATTATAAACAAGCCGAAACTATACTTTATAAACTCATTAAAGAAGAGCAAGATTATAGAAACTATGAAATACTAGGTGATATTTTTGCTAAAAAAGCTTTATACACCAAAGCTTTAGAGCAATACAATCTTGCTTATAAGCTTTTTGAACATGAAAATTTATTACTTAAAATAGTTGAAATTAATATTAAAAATAAAAATATTGATCAAGCTAAAAAAGCTTTAGAAGAATTTGTAAAAAATTCACAATGCACTCTTAAAACATGCACCCTACTTTTAAAAATTTATCAAGAGCAAAAAAACAATAAGGCAAGCATTCAAACCCTTGAAAAACTATATAAACTCAACAATGATATTAAATATATATATGCTATGATAGAATTACTAGTGCAAGAAAAAAATTATAAACAAGCTCTAAATTTAGTCCAACAATACAACATAGATCCTGATACTAAAATTTTCTTATATACACAAACAAAAAATTATAAAAAAGCTTACGAAATAGCTTTAAAACATTATGAACTTAGCAAAGATAAAAAATACCTTTCTATGGCAGGGGTTTTAGAATTTGAAATTTATATGGATTCTAAAAGTAAAAAAATCACAGATCCAAAAATTCTAGCTTCTATTATGAAAAAATTTGAACAAAGTGTAGATGTGCGTAGCGATGCTTTATATCAAAACTACTATGGCTATGCCTTAATCGAATATGATATTGATATTGCAAAAGGCATAGAATTAGTAGGCTGGGCGCTTGAACAAGAACCACAAAATCTTTACTACCTAGACTCTTTAGCTTGGGGCTATTATAAACTTAAAAATTGCAAAAAAGCTTATGAAATTTTACAAAAAACATTCCACGATAAAAAATTTGCAAATTCCCAAGAAAGCAAAGATCACTTAAAGGCCATTGAAAAATGTTTAAAACAATAG
- a CDS encoding YkgJ family cysteine cluster protein yields MICEKNFDYSFDENACKICGGKCCIGESGYIYASKEELEAIAAFLNLNFEAFKEQYLIKVGFKYSFKEVKHENGYRCIFFDTMYKKCLIYKHRPKQCKTFPFWEYFKTHKEELKEECIGVCFH; encoded by the coding sequence ATGATATGTGAAAAAAACTTTGATTATTCTTTTGATGAAAATGCTTGTAAAATATGCGGTGGAAAATGCTGCATTGGAGAAAGTGGATATATCTATGCTAGCAAAGAAGAGCTAGAAGCTATTGCTGCTTTTTTAAATTTAAACTTTGAAGCCTTTAAAGAACAATACCTTATCAAAGTTGGATTTAAATATAGTTTTAAAGAAGTAAAGCATGAAAATGGCTATCGTTGTATTTTTTTTGATACAATGTATAAAAAATGTTTAATTTACAAGCATAGACCAAAACAATGTAAAACTTTTCCATTTTGGGAGTATTTTAAAACACACAAAGAGGAGTTGAAAGAAGAATGTATAGGGGTTTGCTTTCACTAA
- a CDS encoding tRNA1(Val) (adenine(37)-N6)-methyltransferase, translating into MLKLFQYSKGYRYNNDSLLLFDFLSKNNLKGNILDIGCGCGILGLLVKQKFPNSKVYLLDIQEQNIELSYKNAKENKLEIQSICEDFLNYKSDIKFDFLISNPPFYKKNTQKSQDLHLCISRYQEFMPLEKMFAKINTLIKPNGSFFMCYEASFLDEICAYLKQFKLKLVSLQCIHTNTQTNARLVLMHIKKNSKSSCVIMPTLFMYENNVLNPKISEIYENTGTISYDM; encoded by the coding sequence ATGCTAAAACTCTTTCAATATTCAAAAGGCTATCGTTATAATAATGATAGCCTTTTACTTTTTGACTTTTTATCTAAAAATAACTTAAAAGGAAATATCCTTGATATAGGATGTGGATGTGGAATTTTAGGACTTTTAGTAAAGCAAAAATTTCCAAATTCAAAAGTTTATCTACTAGATATTCAAGAGCAAAATATCGAACTAAGTTATAAAAATGCTAAAGAAAATAAACTTGAAATTCAAAGCATTTGCGAAGACTTTTTAAACTATAAAAGTGATATAAAATTTGATTTTTTGATCTCTAATCCTCCATTTTATAAAAAAAATACACAAAAAAGCCAAGATTTGCATTTATGTATATCAAGATATCAAGAATTTATGCCACTTGAGAAGATGTTTGCTAAAATAAATACTTTAATCAAGCCAAATGGTAGTTTTTTTATGTGCTATGAGGCAAGTTTTTTAGATGAAATTTGTGCTTATTTAAAGCAATTTAAATTAAAGCTAGTTTCTCTTCAATGCATTCACACCAATACACAAACTAATGCAAGGCTTGTTTTAATGCATATTAAAAAAAATAGTAAAAGCTCTTGTGTGATAATGCCTACGCTTTTTATGTATGAAAATAATGTTTTAAATCCAAAAATTAGCGAAATTTATGAAAATACAGGAACTATAAGCTATGATATGTGA
- a CDS encoding NAD(P)-binding domain-containing protein, with translation MKIFDMVVIGAGPAGIAAGVEAKIKNKEVIVLEKADAICQTLVKFYKEGKRVDKAYKGCDSTNHGHINFEDGTRESTIETFQNAIKEHNLEVKLSSEVESIKKDGENFIVSTANENYICKNAVIAIGRMGKPNKPNYTLPITLTKIINFNANSTSQDEKILVVGGGNSAAEYAIDLAKNNDVTLCYRRETFSRLNDINLEDIQKAFEQGSVKAKLGIDITGIEDENGKAKVNFTNNTSEIYDRIIYAIGGSTPLDFLQKCSIEVDEKGVPSFDENKESNVKGLFVAGDIASKNGASIVVGLNDSFKICDHLYKC, from the coding sequence ATGAAAATTTTTGATATGGTAGTTATTGGTGCTGGCCCTGCAGGTATTGCAGCTGGAGTAGAAGCTAAAATAAAAAATAAAGAAGTTATTGTTTTAGAAAAAGCTGATGCGATTTGTCAAACCTTAGTAAAATTTTACAAAGAAGGTAAAAGAGTAGACAAAGCTTATAAAGGTTGTGATAGCACAAATCACGGGCATATAAATTTTGAAGATGGAACTAGAGAAAGCACAATAGAAACTTTCCAAAATGCCATTAAAGAGCATAATCTTGAAGTAAAGCTTTCTAGTGAAGTTGAAAGTATTAAAAAAGATGGAGAAAATTTCATAGTTAGCACTGCAAATGAAAATTATATTTGTAAAAATGCAGTTATTGCCATAGGTAGAATGGGTAAGCCAAATAAACCAAACTATACTTTACCTATAACTTTAACTAAAATCATCAATTTTAATGCAAATTCAACAAGCCAAGATGAAAAAATCTTAGTTGTAGGCGGTGGAAATTCAGCAGCAGAATACGCTATAGATTTAGCTAAAAATAACGATGTTACACTTTGCTATAGAAGAGAAACTTTCTCAAGATTAAATGATATTAATCTTGAAGATATTCAAAAAGCTTTTGAACAAGGCAGTGTAAAAGCAAAACTCGGCATAGATATAACTGGTATTGAAGATGAAAATGGTAAAGCTAAAGTAAATTTCACTAACAATACAAGTGAAATTTATGATCGCATTATTTATGCTATTGGTGGTTCAACCCCACTTGATTTCTTACAAAAATGCTCTATAGAAGTTGATGAAAAAGGTGTGCCAAGCTTTGATGAAAATAAAGAAAGCAATGTAAAAGGATTATTTGTAGCAGGTGATATAGCGAGTAAAAACGGAGCTTCTATTGTAGTGGGTTTAAATGATTCATTTAAAATCTGCGATCATCTTTATAAATGCTAA